A genomic region of uncultured Roseibium sp. contains the following coding sequences:
- a CDS encoding amphi-Trp domain-containing protein, with the protein MMERKGRFRHQSLQDKKSILKMLDALKRGISKGEIEFGDDTGDITLEPRGLMNLRVTATNEDGQSRLDMRISWTNDSQENKDVGKLKVKGG; encoded by the coding sequence ATGATGGAACGCAAGGGCCGGTTCCGGCATCAATCCCTGCAGGACAAGAAGTCCATTCTGAAAATGCTGGACGCGCTGAAACGCGGCATTTCCAAGGGCGAGATCGAGTTTGGCGACGATACCGGCGACATCACCCTGGAACCGCGCGGATTGATGAACCTCAGGGTCACCGCCACCAACGAGGACGGACAGTCCCGGCTGGACATGCGCATCAGCTGGACAAATGACAGCCAGGAAAACAAGGATGTCGGCAAGCTGAAGGTGAAGGGCGGGTAG
- a CDS encoding M56 family metallopeptidase encodes MTLLNQVFDIYVDLNITLAHTAIIWLAAKLALNRFGRKLAFNYQLAILNGLFAVMVLSPLAVAVYQYMQVAKVVPVAGTLNLADYAVSQYLRGGIAIPAEDFQSLLGLRSRVTENIVSLAPGFGMAIGVFLLAGFAFFAARLGLNVVRLKRMLSGCHSWRRSGRLHLLLSDHALVPFSARGLARNYVVIPSELLAKPDDLKFVLKHEFQHLRQGDVSWEIGLEFLRPFFFWNPFFYVWKSEVERLRELACDQKVTDASDVDLRSYCMCLLRAAQAGLRRRQSLAAKDKVGNVAAVALIEVQDRFLRRSPAQKLRRRVEALLEKDRMQPHWGFVCIAVLPMVAIVFLSALSIQKPADWSQDRIMLSTIINLDRMDRSTPSFGQRPLR; translated from the coding sequence ATGACGCTACTTAACCAGGTATTCGACATTTACGTCGATCTGAACATTACGCTGGCCCACACGGCCATCATCTGGCTCGCCGCGAAACTGGCGTTGAACCGGTTCGGAAGAAAACTGGCCTTCAACTATCAGCTGGCCATCCTGAATGGCCTGTTCGCGGTCATGGTGCTGTCGCCGCTTGCGGTGGCGGTGTATCAATACATGCAGGTCGCGAAGGTCGTTCCGGTCGCGGGGACGCTCAATCTTGCCGACTATGCCGTCTCGCAATATCTGCGCGGCGGCATCGCCATCCCGGCGGAAGACTTTCAATCGCTGCTCGGTCTCCGAAGCCGTGTGACGGAAAACATCGTTTCCCTCGCACCCGGTTTCGGCATGGCCATCGGCGTGTTCCTGCTGGCGGGTTTTGCTTTTTTCGCGGCACGGCTGGGCCTCAACGTCGTGCGTCTCAAGCGGATGCTGTCCGGATGTCATTCATGGCGTCGATCCGGGCGTCTGCACCTGCTCTTGTCCGATCATGCACTCGTGCCGTTTTCCGCAAGAGGGCTGGCACGCAACTACGTGGTGATCCCGTCGGAGCTGCTGGCAAAGCCGGATGACCTGAAATTCGTCCTGAAGCACGAGTTCCAGCACCTGCGCCAGGGTGACGTCAGCTGGGAAATCGGTCTGGAATTCCTGCGGCCGTTCTTCTTCTGGAACCCGTTCTTCTATGTCTGGAAGTCCGAGGTCGAGCGCTTGCGCGAGCTTGCCTGCGACCAGAAAGTGACCGACGCGTCCGATGTCGATCTGAGGTCCTATTGCATGTGCCTGCTGCGCGCGGCACAGGCCGGACTGAGACGGCGGCAGAGCCTTGCCGCGAAGGACAAGGTCGGCAATGTGGCAGCCGTTGCGCTGATCGAGGTGCAGGACCGGTTCCTGCGCCGGTCGCCCGCACAGAAACTTCGCCGCCGCGTCGAGGCTCTTCTGGAAAAGGACCGGATGCAACCGCATTGGGGATTTGTCTGCATTGCCGTCCTGCCGATGGTCGCAATCGTGTTCCTGTCGGCCCTGTCGATCCAGAAACCTGCGGACTGGAGCCAGGACCGGATCATGCTGTCGACCATCATCAATCTGGACCGCATGGACAGATCGACCCCGTCCTTCGGGCAGCGCCCCTTGAGGTAG
- a CDS encoding BlaI/MecI/CopY family transcriptional regulator, producing MRKRKSNEFLTEVELEFMTELWKLGEGSVREILASLPSDRQLAYTSCATIMRILDEKGFVDSRKEGKTFIYTPRLTKDTYQSRSLRNLSEKLFDGTPASLVARLVDEYELSNDDLEEMRALLDRRRTDDAT from the coding sequence ATGAGAAAGCGTAAAAGCAACGAGTTTCTGACCGAAGTCGAACTGGAGTTCATGACCGAACTCTGGAAGCTCGGCGAAGGCTCCGTGCGGGAGATCCTCGCATCGCTGCCGTCGGACAGACAGCTTGCCTACACGTCCTGTGCAACCATCATGCGGATCCTGGATGAGAAAGGCTTCGTGGACAGCCGGAAAGAAGGCAAAACATTCATCTATACCCCCCGGCTGACCAAGGACACCTACCAGTCCCGTTCCCTGAGAAATCTATCTGAAAAACTGTTCGACGGCACACCTGCGTCCCTCGTGGCGAGGCTCGTCGACGAATATGAACTCTCGAACGACGATCTGGAGGAAATGAGAGCGTTACTGGACAGGAGGAGGACAGATGACGCTACTTAA
- a CDS encoding DUF2160 domain-containing protein — MLGWMAWTWPTALLFVGIFSAIGLLTVLEIKYPGGDARRGVLGLTTTRGDRLFITLLGTAYIFLAWLGLMGHPLWWPLALSIGWGAFCFWKV; from the coding sequence ATGCTCGGCTGGATGGCGTGGACCTGGCCGACGGCGCTGCTGTTCGTCGGCATATTTTCCGCAATCGGTCTTCTGACCGTGCTCGAAATCAAGTACCCCGGCGGCGATGCCCGCCGCGGCGTCCTTGGCCTGACAACGACGCGGGGCGACCGTCTCTTCATCACCCTGCTCGGAACGGCCTACATCTTCCTGGCCTGGCTCGGGCTGATGGGCCATCCGCTGTGGTGGCCGCTTGCACTCAGCATCGGCTGGGGGGCGTTCTGTTTCTGGAAGGTGTGA
- a CDS encoding carbohydrate ABC transporter permease, translating to MRLKSLVPALYILFLMLPIYWLVAMSFKTTNEILAGFSLFPQTWTFANYIEILTDPTWYWGYINSIIYVTMNTVISVMVALPAAYAFSRYSFIGDKQLFFWLLTNRMAPAAVFALPFFQLYSAVGLFDTHLAVALAHCLFNIPLAVWILEGFMSGVPKELDETAYVDGYSFPRFFVTIFLPAIKSGVGVAAFFCFMFSWVEMLLSKTLTAVEAKPIAAVMTRTASSAGYELGLLAAAGTLTIIPGAIVIYFVRNYIAKGFALGRV from the coding sequence ATGCGTCTGAAAAGCCTGGTTCCCGCGCTCTACATCCTCTTCCTGATGCTGCCGATCTACTGGCTCGTCGCGATGAGTTTCAAGACCACCAACGAAATCCTGGCCGGGTTCTCGCTGTTCCCGCAAACCTGGACGTTTGCCAACTACATCGAGATCCTGACCGACCCGACATGGTACTGGGGCTACATCAACTCGATCATCTACGTGACCATGAACACCGTGATCTCGGTGATGGTCGCGCTGCCGGCAGCCTATGCCTTTTCCAGGTATTCGTTTATCGGTGACAAGCAGCTGTTCTTCTGGCTGCTGACAAACAGGATGGCGCCTGCCGCCGTGTTCGCGCTGCCGTTCTTCCAGCTTTACTCGGCGGTGGGACTGTTCGACACGCACCTGGCCGTTGCGCTCGCGCACTGCCTGTTCAACATCCCGCTCGCCGTCTGGATCCTCGAAGGTTTCATGAGCGGCGTGCCGAAGGAACTGGACGAGACCGCCTATGTGGACGGCTATTCGTTCCCGCGGTTCTTCGTGACCATCTTCCTGCCCGCCATCAAGTCGGGCGTCGGGGTGGCGGCTTTCTTCTGCTTCATGTTCTCATGGGTGGAGATGCTGCTGTCCAAGACACTGACCGCCGTCGAGGCCAAACCCATTGCCGCCGTGATGACCCGGACCGCTTCCTCCGCGGGCTATGAACTCGGGCTGCTGGCGGCCGCCGGGACCCTGACTATCATTCCCGGCGCCATCGTCATCTACTTTGTTCGCAACTACATAGCCAAGGGCTTTGCCCTGGGGAGGGTCTGA
- a CDS encoding sugar ABC transporter permease: MKTQNQRAWWFVTPVLLLVAFNALIPMMTVVNYSVQETFGDNLFFWQGLDWFEQVLTSERFHNALGRQFLFTFLILIIEVPLGIAIALSMPKKGPWVPFCLVTMALPMLIPWNVVGAMWNIFTLPDIGLLGYFMNHTLGLSYDMTQDPFAAWVTIIVMDVWHWTSLVVLLAYAGLVSIPNAYYQAAEIDGASNWAVFRFIQLPKMKTVLTIAILLRFMDSFNIYTEPFVLTGGGPGNSTTLLSIDLVKIALGQFDLGPAAAMSLIYFAITLFVSWLFYTLMTLNDNKN; the protein is encoded by the coding sequence GTGAAAACCCAGAATCAACGCGCCTGGTGGTTCGTGACGCCAGTGCTCCTGCTGGTCGCGTTCAATGCGCTCATTCCGATGATGACGGTGGTCAACTACTCCGTCCAGGAAACCTTTGGCGACAACCTGTTTTTCTGGCAGGGACTGGACTGGTTTGAACAGGTCCTGACTTCGGAGCGCTTTCACAACGCGCTCGGGCGCCAGTTCCTGTTCACCTTCCTGATCCTGATCATCGAGGTGCCGCTCGGTATCGCAATCGCGCTTTCCATGCCGAAAAAGGGGCCATGGGTGCCGTTCTGTCTCGTGACCATGGCTCTGCCCATGCTGATCCCGTGGAACGTTGTCGGTGCGATGTGGAACATCTTCACGCTGCCCGATATCGGTCTGCTCGGTTACTTCATGAACCATACGCTGGGCCTGTCCTACGACATGACGCAGGATCCCTTTGCGGCCTGGGTCACCATCATCGTCATGGATGTCTGGCACTGGACGTCTCTCGTCGTGCTGCTCGCCTATGCAGGTCTGGTGTCGATCCCCAACGCCTATTACCAGGCCGCTGAAATCGACGGGGCTTCCAACTGGGCGGTGTTCCGGTTCATCCAGCTGCCGAAGATGAAGACGGTCCTGACCATCGCGATCCTGTTGCGGTTCATGGACAGCTTCAACATCTACACCGAGCCGTTCGTCCTGACCGGTGGCGGACCGGGCAATTCCACCACGTTGCTTTCCATCGATCTGGTGAAGATTGCTCTCGGTCAGTTCGACCTCGGACCGGCTGCTGCCATGTCGCTCATCTACTTTGCCATCACGCTGTTTGTCTCTTGGCTGTTCTACACGCTGATGACACTGAACGATAACAAGAACTGA
- a CDS encoding ABC transporter ATP-binding protein: MAQIKLSNLRHSYHPNPSGDADYALKKIDLTWDDGGAYALLGPSGCGKSTLLNIISGLLVPSEGKILFDDQDVTPLPPAKRNIAQVFQFPVIYDTMSVYDNLAFPLRNRGRDEATVRERVTAIAEMLEVTDMLKTRAANLSPDNKQKISMGRGLVRQDVNVVMFDEPLTVIDPHLKWKLRSKLKELHQRVKATMIYVTHDQTEALTFADQVVVMQDGEIVQIGTPVELFERPAHTFVGHFIGSPGMNVLPCDVRDGGAFFGDELIRLEGPLEGTANGAAEIGIRPEFVSVSGNGSGLDAKVRKVADIGRHKVVEAMAGDSRVHAILEGEAPNAGDSVKLAFKQSQTRLYKDGWLASTPGEGVQ, translated from the coding sequence ATGGCACAAATAAAGCTCTCCAACCTGCGGCATAGCTATCATCCCAATCCATCGGGTGATGCGGACTATGCCCTGAAGAAAATCGACCTGACCTGGGATGACGGCGGCGCGTACGCACTGCTCGGGCCATCCGGGTGCGGCAAGTCCACGCTCCTGAACATCATCTCCGGGCTGCTGGTACCGTCCGAAGGCAAGATCCTGTTCGACGATCAGGACGTGACGCCTCTGCCTCCGGCGAAGCGCAATATCGCGCAGGTGTTCCAGTTTCCGGTCATCTACGACACGATGTCGGTCTATGACAACCTGGCATTCCCGCTGCGCAACCGTGGCCGGGACGAGGCAACCGTTAGGGAACGCGTGACCGCCATCGCGGAGATGCTCGAGGTCACGGACATGCTGAAGACGCGTGCCGCGAACCTGTCGCCCGACAACAAGCAGAAGATCTCCATGGGCCGTGGCCTGGTGCGCCAGGACGTCAACGTGGTGATGTTCGATGAACCGCTCACGGTGATCGATCCGCATCTGAAGTGGAAGCTGCGGTCCAAGCTCAAGGAGCTGCACCAGCGGGTGAAGGCGACCATGATCTACGTTACCCACGACCAGACCGAGGCCCTGACCTTTGCCGACCAGGTCGTCGTCATGCAGGACGGCGAGATCGTGCAGATCGGAACGCCGGTCGAACTGTTCGAGCGTCCCGCGCACACCTTTGTCGGCCACTTCATCGGGTCGCCGGGCATGAACGTGCTGCCGTGCGACGTGCGCGATGGCGGAGCATTCTTCGGTGACGAACTGATCCGGCTCGAGGGGCCGCTGGAAGGAACCGCCAATGGCGCGGCCGAAATCGGCATTCGTCCCGAATTCGTCTCCGTCTCCGGCAATGGGTCGGGTCTTGACGCCAAGGTGCGCAAGGTCGCCGATATCGGACGCCACAAGGTGGTCGAGGCCATGGCCGGCGACAGCCGTGTTCACGCGATCCTGGAAGGTGAGGCGCCGAATGCCGGCGATTCCGTCAAACTTGCGTTCAAGCAATCCCAGACCCGGCTTTACAAAGACGGATGGCTGGCAAGTACGCCTGGGGAGGGTGTCCAGTGA
- a CDS encoding ABC transporter ATP-binding protein: protein MSLELKNVTKQVQGITHIKDTSLTLQPGQFNVLLGETGAGKTSLIKLMAGLDGLASGQIILNGKDVSKLSAQKRNISLVHQFFVNYPHMSVYDNIASPLKVAGVAKSEIQGRVEEAADLLRLKPYLNRKPHELSGGQQQRTALARAIVKTSDAVFLDEPLANLDYKLREELRDQLPDLFAGRGAVVVYATSEPEEALLLGGKTALMTDGNVVQFGPTSEIYRKPKDLDAAKVFSNPPINTAPVTKQGDMVVLTEDIRWQAPAKVAALGDGPYTLAIRPNHVLPVETPAHSVRLEGHVQVTELSGSESSAHFDLQGQSWVSLSPGVHPYFVGEVHAFYLDPSHCFFFAPDGALAA from the coding sequence ATGTCTCTTGAACTCAAAAACGTCACCAAGCAGGTCCAGGGTATCACCCATATCAAGGACACGAGCCTGACGCTTCAGCCTGGCCAATTCAACGTTCTCCTTGGTGAGACCGGCGCCGGCAAAACATCGCTCATCAAGCTCATGGCCGGACTGGATGGCCTTGCATCGGGACAGATCATTCTGAACGGCAAGGACGTGTCGAAGCTGTCGGCGCAAAAGCGCAATATCAGCCTCGTGCACCAGTTCTTCGTGAACTATCCGCACATGTCGGTCTACGACAATATCGCCTCGCCGCTGAAAGTGGCCGGTGTCGCCAAATCGGAGATCCAGGGCCGGGTCGAAGAAGCCGCGGATCTGCTCCGGCTGAAACCCTATCTGAACCGCAAACCGCACGAGCTTTCCGGTGGTCAGCAGCAGCGCACGGCGCTCGCGCGCGCCATCGTCAAGACAAGCGACGCGGTGTTTCTCGACGAACCGCTTGCCAACCTCGACTACAAGCTGCGCGAGGAACTGCGCGACCAGCTGCCCGATCTGTTCGCAGGCCGTGGCGCGGTGGTGGTCTATGCGACGTCCGAACCTGAAGAGGCGCTGTTGCTGGGCGGCAAGACAGCCCTGATGACGGACGGGAACGTTGTCCAGTTCGGGCCGACCTCCGAGATCTACCGCAAGCCGAAAGACCTCGATGCCGCCAAGGTGTTTTCAAACCCGCCGATCAACACCGCACCGGTCACCAAGCAGGGCGACATGGTTGTGCTGACGGAAGACATCCGCTGGCAGGCACCTGCGAAGGTCGCCGCACTCGGGGACGGACCCTACACGCTGGCGATCCGGCCGAACCATGTCCTGCCGGTAGAAACCCCCGCGCATTCGGTCCGCCTGGAAGGCCACGTCCAGGTCACGGAACTGAGCGGTTCGGAAAGCAGCGCCCACTTCGATCTCCAGGGGCAATCCTGGGTGTCGCTGTCGCCGGGCGTTCATCCCTATTTTGTTGGCGAGGTCCACGCGTTCTACCTGGACCCGAGCCACTGTTTCTTCTTTGCGCCCGACGGCGCACTGGCGGCCTGA
- a CDS encoding ABC transporter substrate-binding protein — MRKYLLSAVAAGAVLAGAGSAYADEAAAQKWIDQEFQPSVLNKDEQLAEMQWFIKAAEPFDGMEINVLSEGIPTHSYESEVLAKAFEEITGIKVNHQILGEGEVVQAVQTQMQTGRNLYDAYVNDSDLIGTHSRLQLAYNLTDWMAGEGKDVTNPGLDLEDFMGTQFTTGPDGDLYQLPDQQFANLYWFRKDWFDREDLKTAFKDKYGYDLGVPVNWSAYEDIAEFFSKDVKEIDGVTIYGHMDYGKRAPDLGWRMTDAWLSMAGAGDKGEPNGIPVDEWGIRMEAGTCNPVGASVSRGGAANGPAAVYAIRKWDEWLRNYAPPGAASFDFYQSLPALSQGNVAQQIFWYTAFTADMVKPKSEGNNTVDDEGTPLWRMAPSPHGPYWEEGQKVGYQDVGSWTILKSTPEDRAKAAWLYAQFVVSKTVDTKKSQVGLTFIRDSTINHESFTERAPKLGGLVEFYRSPDRVAWSPTGVNVPDYPKLAQIWWQQIGDVNSGAFTPQEAMDRLAEEMDIVMARMQQADERANVYGGCGPRLNEPQDPQVWLSKPGAPKAKLENEKPQGVTVNYDELVARWGQ; from the coding sequence GCCGTCCGTTCTGAACAAGGACGAGCAGCTTGCCGAGATGCAGTGGTTCATCAAGGCGGCCGAACCGTTCGACGGCATGGAAATCAACGTCCTGTCCGAAGGCATTCCGACCCACTCGTACGAGTCGGAAGTTCTCGCAAAGGCATTCGAGGAAATCACCGGCATCAAGGTCAATCACCAGATCCTTGGTGAGGGCGAGGTCGTTCAGGCTGTTCAGACCCAGATGCAGACAGGCCGGAACCTCTATGACGCCTATGTCAACGATTCCGACCTGATCGGAACGCACTCCCGCCTGCAGCTTGCCTACAACCTGACAGACTGGATGGCCGGCGAAGGCAAGGATGTGACCAACCCGGGGCTCGACCTCGAGGACTTCATGGGCACCCAGTTCACCACGGGTCCCGACGGCGATCTCTACCAGCTGCCCGACCAGCAGTTCGCGAACCTTTACTGGTTCCGCAAGGACTGGTTCGACCGCGAAGACCTCAAGACGGCCTTCAAGGACAAGTACGGCTACGATCTCGGCGTGCCGGTCAACTGGTCGGCCTATGAGGACATCGCGGAGTTCTTCTCCAAGGATGTCAAGGAAATCGACGGCGTCACGATCTATGGTCACATGGACTACGGCAAGCGTGCGCCCGACCTCGGCTGGCGGATGACCGATGCCTGGCTTTCCATGGCCGGCGCTGGCGACAAGGGTGAGCCGAACGGTATCCCGGTCGATGAATGGGGTATCCGCATGGAAGCGGGCACCTGCAATCCGGTCGGTGCGTCCGTGTCGCGCGGCGGTGCTGCCAACGGCCCTGCGGCCGTCTATGCGATCCGCAAGTGGGACGAGTGGCTGCGCAACTACGCGCCTCCGGGTGCTGCCAGCTTCGACTTCTACCAGTCTCTGCCGGCGCTCAGCCAGGGCAACGTTGCCCAGCAGATCTTCTGGTACACCGCGTTCACAGCCGACATGGTGAAGCCGAAGTCGGAAGGCAACAACACGGTCGACGATGAAGGCACGCCGCTGTGGCGCATGGCGCCGAGCCCGCATGGTCCCTACTGGGAAGAAGGCCAGAAGGTCGGTTACCAGGACGTGGGTTCCTGGACCATCTTGAAGTCAACCCCGGAAGACCGTGCCAAGGCAGCCTGGCTCTACGCACAGTTCGTCGTGTCCAAGACCGTCGACACCAAGAAGAGCCAGGTGGGTCTGACGTTCATCCGCGACAGCACCATCAACCACGAATCCTTCACCGAGCGTGCACCGAAGCTGGGTGGTCTGGTCGAATTCTACCGTTCGCCCGACCGTGTGGCCTGGTCGCCGACCGGCGTCAACGTTCCGGATTATCCGAAACTGGCGCAGATCTGGTGGCAGCAGATCGGTGACGTGAACTCCGGCGCCTTCACGCCGCAGGAAGCGATGGATCGTCTTGCCGAGGAAATGGACATCGTCATGGCCCGCATGCAGCAGGCTGACGAGCGCGCCAACGTCTACGGCGGTTGCGGACCGCGTCTCAATGAGCCGCAGGACCCGCAGGTCTGGTTGTCCAAGCCGGGTGCCCCGAAAGCCAAGCTCGAAAACGAGAAGCCGCAGGGTGTTACCGTCAACTACGACGAGCTTGTTGCCCGCTGGGGCCAATAA